From one Lycium ferocissimum isolate CSIRO_LF1 chromosome 7, AGI_CSIRO_Lferr_CH_V1, whole genome shotgun sequence genomic stretch:
- the LOC132062516 gene encoding zinc finger protein ZAT11-like codes for MTSMKRSREDDGQVEAEAMANCALILLSRLNNNTSSSDRDNLNGFECKTCNKRFPSFQALGGHRASHNKRPKLLGEFLVEDKTNKMHKCSVCGLEFSLGQALGGHMRRHRDEINKTSTMIPVLKKSNSSKRIFCLDLNLTPDDDVDLKLWPSAPVRSPVFRIFI; via the coding sequence ATGACTAGCATGAAAAGAAGCAGAGAAGATGATGGGCAAGTGGAAGCAGAAGCCATGGCTAACTGCGCCTTAATACTTCTGTCTCGTTTAAACAACAACACTTCTTCATCAGATCGAGACAATTTGAACGGTTTCGAATGCAAGACTTGTAATAAACGTTTCCCATCTTTCCAAGCCCTCGGTGGCCACCGTGCAAGTCATAATAAACGGCCAAAATTACTAGGAGAGTTTCTTGTGGAAGACAAAACGAACAAGATGCATAAATGTTCTGTATGTGGATTGGAGTTTTCTTTGGGTCAAGCTTTAGGTGGACACATGAGGCGTCACCGTGATGAAATTAATAAAACGTCCACGATGATACCAGTGTTGAAGAAGTCAAATAGCAGCAAAAGAATATTTTGCTTAGATTTAAACTTAACCcctgatgatgatgttgatttgaagTTATGGCCATCGGCACCGGTTCGGTCTCCAGTTTTTCGAATCTTTATTTAA